A genomic stretch from Frigoribacterium sp. PvP032 includes:
- a CDS encoding NUDIX hydrolase, protein MADTELLRDEPADPTVTSSETVFEGAVWNVVRDVVDYNGSPMTREYVAHTGAVAVLAVDEHDRVLVIKQYRHPIRTRDWELPAGLLDAEGESKLDAAKRELAEEADLEATQWDELVSFHTTPGGNDELVTVYRATGVSATAAAFDRTAEEADIEKRWVALDEIVDGVLAGRLHNSILSIAALAATAAARR, encoded by the coding sequence GTGGCCGACACCGAGCTGCTGCGGGACGAGCCCGCCGACCCGACCGTCACCTCCTCCGAGACCGTCTTCGAGGGCGCCGTCTGGAACGTCGTCCGTGACGTCGTCGACTACAACGGCTCGCCGATGACCCGGGAGTACGTCGCGCACACCGGTGCCGTCGCGGTGCTCGCGGTCGACGAGCACGACCGCGTGCTCGTCATCAAGCAGTACCGGCACCCGATCCGCACCCGCGACTGGGAGCTGCCCGCCGGCCTGCTCGACGCCGAGGGCGAGTCGAAGCTCGACGCGGCCAAGCGCGAGCTGGCAGAGGAGGCCGACCTCGAGGCCACGCAGTGGGACGAGCTCGTCTCGTTCCACACCACCCCCGGCGGCAACGACGAGCTCGTCACCGTCTACCGGGCGACCGGCGTCAGCGCGACCGCAGCCGCCTTCGACCGCACCGCAGAAGAGGCGGACATCGAGAAGCGCTGGGTCGCCCTCGACGAGATCGTCGACGGCGTGCTGGCCGGGCGCCTGCACAACTCCATCCTCAGCATCGCGGCGCTGGCCGCGACCGCGGCCGCCCGCCGCTGA
- the xerD gene encoding site-specific tyrosine recombinase XerD codes for MTSIEEAVARYLRHVTVERGLSPNTTAAYRRDLVLWAAHLEEAGRASVEEVVPADVAAFPAALATRSEDPLRASSVARVLSSVRGLHRFLHEEGLVAVDVAAGVRPPKLPSRLPKAISVAQVEALLAATDGDETARVRDKALLELLYATGARVSEAVSLNVDDVIDGGDVVRLFGKGGKQRIVPVGSYARRALDAWLVRGRPEFSVRGDATPALFLGARGARLSRQSAWLVIQAAAERAELDVEVSPHTLRHSFATHLLEGGADVRVVQELLGHSSVATTQIYTLVTADALRDMYVTAHPRALRPAS; via the coding sequence ATGACGTCGATCGAGGAGGCGGTCGCCCGCTACCTGAGGCACGTCACTGTCGAGCGAGGCCTGTCCCCGAACACGACGGCCGCGTACCGGCGCGACCTCGTGCTCTGGGCGGCGCACCTCGAGGAGGCGGGACGCGCCTCCGTCGAGGAGGTCGTGCCCGCGGACGTCGCGGCTTTCCCGGCCGCGCTGGCGACCCGTTCGGAGGACCCTCTGCGCGCCTCCAGCGTGGCCAGGGTGCTCTCCTCGGTCAGGGGGCTGCACCGTTTCCTGCACGAGGAGGGGCTGGTCGCCGTCGACGTCGCGGCGGGCGTCCGCCCGCCGAAGCTGCCCTCGCGCCTGCCGAAGGCCATCTCGGTCGCGCAGGTCGAGGCCCTGCTGGCCGCCACCGACGGCGACGAGACCGCGCGGGTGCGCGACAAGGCGCTGCTCGAGCTGCTCTACGCGACGGGTGCCCGCGTGAGCGAGGCCGTGTCGCTCAACGTGGACGACGTCATCGACGGGGGAGACGTCGTGCGGCTGTTCGGCAAGGGCGGCAAGCAGCGGATCGTGCCGGTGGGCAGCTACGCGAGACGGGCGCTCGACGCCTGGCTCGTGCGCGGCCGGCCCGAGTTCTCGGTGCGGGGCGACGCCACGCCCGCGTTGTTCCTCGGCGCGCGGGGCGCGCGCCTCTCGCGGCAGAGCGCCTGGCTCGTCATCCAGGCCGCCGCCGAGCGGGCCGAGCTCGACGTCGAGGTCTCGCCGCACACCCTGCGGCACTCGTTCGCCACGCACCTGCTCGAGGGCGGCGCGGACGTGCGGGTGGTGCAGGAGCTGCTCGGCCACTCGTCCGTCGCGACGACGCAGATCTACACGCTGGTGACGGCGGACGCGCTGCGCGACATGTACGTGACGGCCCACCCCCGGGCGCTCCGACCTGCCTCCTGA
- a CDS encoding CTP synthase, which translates to MFVTGGVVSSLGKGLTAASLGNLLTARGLRVVMQKLDPYLNVDPGTMNPFQHGEVFVTDDGAETDLDIGHYERFLDIDLDQAANVTTGQVYSTVIAKERRGEYLGDTVQVIPHITDEIKRRMRQQAEGDVAPDVIITEVGGTVGDIESQPFIESARQVRHELGRNNVFFVHVSLVPYMGASGEQKTKPTQHSVAALRSIGIQPDALVLRSDRPVSEANKRKIALMCDVDEDAVVNAKDVASIYDIPSMLNEQGLDSYIIRHLGLAEKAGEVDWSGWQTVLDAVHQPKHEVTIGLVGKYIDLPDAYLSVTEALRAGAFAHQAKAKLVWIPSDDCETPEGAAAALSQVDGICVPGGFGIRGIEGKLGALKFARENGIPTLGLCLGLQCMVIEYARDKAGLAGASSSEFDPDTEFPVIATMAEQVDIIADGDLGGTMRLGLYPAALQPGSLAAELYGSELVDERHRHRYEVSNQYRQQIADAGLVFSGTSPDGTLVEYVELDRAEHPFYIGTQAHPELRSRPNRAHPLFSGLVGASLERQNSSRLFADEAEGAAEAAAPGRS; encoded by the coding sequence ATCTTCGTCACCGGCGGCGTCGTCTCGTCGCTCGGCAAGGGCCTGACGGCCGCCAGCCTCGGCAACCTGCTCACGGCGCGCGGGCTGCGCGTGGTCATGCAGAAGCTCGACCCGTACCTCAACGTCGACCCGGGCACGATGAACCCGTTCCAGCACGGCGAGGTGTTCGTCACCGACGACGGCGCCGAGACCGACCTCGACATCGGGCACTACGAGCGGTTCCTCGACATCGACCTCGACCAGGCCGCGAACGTCACGACGGGCCAGGTCTACTCGACGGTCATCGCCAAGGAGCGCCGGGGCGAGTACCTCGGCGACACCGTCCAGGTCATCCCGCACATCACCGACGAGATCAAGCGCCGCATGCGCCAGCAGGCCGAGGGCGACGTCGCCCCGGACGTGATCATCACCGAGGTCGGCGGCACCGTCGGCGACATCGAGAGCCAGCCGTTCATCGAGTCCGCACGTCAGGTGCGTCACGAGCTCGGGCGCAACAACGTCTTCTTCGTGCACGTCTCGCTGGTGCCCTACATGGGCGCCTCGGGCGAGCAGAAGACCAAGCCGACGCAGCACTCCGTCGCGGCGCTCCGGTCGATCGGCATCCAGCCCGACGCGCTGGTGCTCCGCAGCGACCGCCCCGTCAGCGAGGCGAACAAGCGCAAGATCGCCCTGATGTGCGACGTCGACGAGGACGCGGTCGTCAACGCGAAGGACGTCGCGAGCATCTACGACATCCCCTCGATGCTCAACGAGCAGGGCCTCGACTCGTACATCATCCGCCACCTCGGCCTGGCCGAGAAGGCCGGCGAGGTCGACTGGTCCGGCTGGCAGACCGTGCTCGACGCGGTGCACCAGCCGAAGCACGAGGTCACCATCGGCCTCGTCGGCAAGTACATCGACCTGCCTGACGCCTACCTGTCGGTCACCGAGGCGCTGCGCGCCGGTGCGTTCGCGCACCAGGCCAAGGCGAAGCTCGTCTGGATCCCGTCGGACGACTGCGAGACGCCCGAGGGCGCCGCCGCGGCGCTGTCTCAGGTCGACGGCATCTGCGTGCCCGGCGGCTTCGGCATCCGCGGCATCGAGGGCAAGCTCGGCGCGCTGAAGTTCGCCCGCGAGAACGGCATCCCGACGCTCGGCCTCTGCCTCGGCCTGCAGTGCATGGTCATCGAGTACGCCCGCGACAAGGCCGGCCTGGCCGGCGCCTCCTCGTCCGAGTTCGACCCCGACACCGAGTTCCCCGTCATCGCGACGATGGCCGAGCAGGTCGACATCATCGCCGACGGCGACCTGGGCGGCACCATGCGCCTCGGCCTCTACCCGGCCGCCCTGCAGCCGGGCTCGCTCGCGGCCGAGCTGTACGGCTCCGAGCTCGTCGACGAGCGCCACCGTCACCGTTACGAGGTCTCGAACCAGTACCGCCAGCAGATCGCCGACGCGGGCCTCGTCTTCTCGGGCACCTCGCCCGACGGCACCCTCGTCGAGTACGTCGAGCTCGACCGCGCCGAGCACCCGTTCTACATCGGCACCCAGGCGCACCCCGAGCTGCGGTCGCGCCCGAACCGCGCCCACCCGCTGTTCAGCGGCCTCGTCGGGGCGTCGCTCGAGCGCCAGAACTCGAGCCGGCTGTTCGCCGACGAGGCGGAGGGTGCGGCAGAGGCCGCCGCTCCCGGGCGGTCCTGA
- the scpB gene encoding SMC-Scp complex subunit ScpB, with translation MTADTTTASSTRSATAHDDRATARALEAVLLVADEPQSLLSLAAAVGRPTAEVRRAVADLVADFDGVDGTPRRGFELREVGGGWRFYVREELDPVVRDFVLTENPSRLSQAALETLAVIAYKQPITRSSIAQIRAVNVDSVVRTLVGRGLVTESSTDPETGALTYETTDLLLTHLGIASLDELPLISPLLPDGSGGFDDVI, from the coding sequence ATGACGGCTGACACGACGACCGCCTCCTCGACTCGTTCGGCTACGGCGCACGACGACCGCGCGACCGCCCGAGCGCTCGAGGCCGTGCTGCTGGTCGCGGACGAGCCGCAGTCGCTGCTCTCGCTGGCCGCCGCCGTGGGGCGCCCGACCGCCGAGGTGCGCCGTGCGGTGGCCGACCTGGTCGCCGACTTCGACGGCGTCGACGGCACGCCCCGGCGCGGCTTCGAGCTGCGCGAGGTCGGCGGCGGCTGGCGTTTCTACGTCCGGGAAGAGCTCGATCCCGTCGTGCGCGATTTCGTGCTGACGGAGAACCCGTCCAGACTGTCGCAGGCGGCTCTCGAGACGCTGGCGGTCATCGCCTACAAGCAGCCCATCACCCGCAGCAGCATCGCGCAGATCCGCGCGGTGAACGTCGACTCGGTCGTCCGTACACTGGTGGGTCGCGGCTTGGTCACGGAGTCGTCCACCGACCCCGAGACCGGCGCCCTCACCTACGAAACGACGGATCTCTTGTTGACCCACCTCGGCATCGCCTCGCTCGACGAGCTCCCGCTGATCTCCCCGCTCCTCCCTGACGGATCCGGAGGATTCGACGATGTCATCTGA
- the der gene encoding ribosome biogenesis GTPase Der, which produces MADDDKYPELDDQMVGRIQAMPDEDAEQRARALRAGLADYELDDEDVDVLEGGEWDPDALTYAPALPVLAIVGRPNVGKSAMVNRILGRREAVVEDKPGVTRDRVSYKAEWGGRRFTLVDTGGWEPDAIGIDKSVAMQAEIAVDLADAVLFVVDVNVGATATDEHVVRMLRASHKPVILVANKSDDARKDLEAASLWSLGLGEPFPASALHGRNVADLLDVIMTKLPAVSTVAKEEIGGPRRVAILGRPNVGKSSLLNKAAGEERVVVNELAGTTRDPVDEQVEIAGRIWTFVDTAGIRKRVHLQQGADFYASLRTSAALEKAEVAVVVIDVTEPISTQDLRIIDLVLESGRALVLAFNKWDLLDDDRRRYLEREIEQDLDHVSWAPRVNISARTGRHLEKLVPALELALESWDTRIPTGKFNALLAELVAEHPHPLRSGKQPRILFGTQAANRPPTFVLFTTGFLDPQYRRFITRRLREIFGFEGTPITVNMRVREKRKRP; this is translated from the coding sequence ATGGCAGACGACGACAAGTACCCCGAGCTCGACGACCAGATGGTCGGCCGCATCCAGGCGATGCCCGACGAAGATGCGGAGCAGCGCGCCCGCGCCCTGCGTGCCGGCCTGGCCGACTACGAGCTGGACGACGAGGACGTCGACGTCCTCGAGGGCGGCGAGTGGGATCCTGACGCCCTCACCTACGCCCCGGCCCTGCCGGTGCTCGCCATCGTCGGCCGCCCGAACGTCGGCAAGAGCGCCATGGTCAACCGCATCCTCGGCCGCCGCGAGGCCGTCGTCGAGGACAAGCCGGGAGTCACCCGCGACCGCGTCTCGTACAAGGCCGAGTGGGGCGGACGCCGCTTCACCCTCGTCGACACCGGCGGGTGGGAGCCCGACGCGATCGGCATCGACAAGTCCGTCGCGATGCAGGCCGAGATCGCCGTCGACCTGGCCGACGCCGTGCTGTTCGTCGTCGACGTCAACGTCGGGGCCACGGCCACCGACGAACACGTCGTCCGCATGCTGCGCGCCTCGCACAAGCCCGTGATCCTCGTCGCCAACAAGAGCGACGACGCCCGGAAAGACCTGGAGGCGGCCTCGCTCTGGTCGCTCGGCCTCGGCGAGCCGTTCCCCGCGTCGGCCCTGCACGGCCGCAACGTCGCCGACCTGCTCGACGTGATCATGACGAAGCTGCCCGCCGTCTCGACGGTCGCGAAGGAGGAGATCGGCGGACCTCGCCGCGTCGCCATCCTCGGCCGCCCGAACGTCGGCAAGAGCTCGTTGCTCAACAAGGCCGCGGGCGAGGAGCGCGTCGTCGTCAACGAGCTCGCCGGCACGACCCGCGACCCCGTCGACGAGCAGGTCGAGATCGCCGGTCGCATCTGGACCTTCGTCGACACCGCCGGCATCCGCAAGCGCGTGCACCTGCAGCAGGGCGCCGACTTCTACGCCTCGCTCCGCACCTCCGCGGCGCTCGAGAAGGCGGAGGTCGCCGTCGTCGTCATCGACGTCACCGAGCCCATCTCGACGCAAGATCTGCGGATCATCGACCTGGTGCTCGAGTCGGGCCGCGCGCTCGTGCTCGCCTTCAACAAGTGGGACCTGCTCGACGACGACCGTCGTCGCTACCTCGAGCGTGAGATCGAGCAGGACCTCGACCACGTCTCGTGGGCGCCGCGCGTCAACATCTCGGCCCGCACCGGCCGTCACCTCGAGAAGCTCGTGCCTGCTCTCGAGCTCGCCCTCGAGTCGTGGGACACCCGCATCCCGACGGGCAAGTTCAACGCCCTGCTCGCCGAGCTCGTCGCCGAGCACCCGCACCCGCTGCGCTCGGGCAAGCAGCCGCGCATCCTGTTCGGCACCCAGGCGGCCAACCGCCCGCCGACCTTCGTGCTCTTCACGACCGGGTTCCTCGACCCGCAGTACCGCCGCTTCATCACGCGTCGCCTGCGCGAGATCTTCGGCTTCGAGGGCACCCCGATCACGGTGAACATGCGCGTGCGCGAGAAGCGCAAGCGCCCGTAG
- the cmk gene encoding (d)CMP kinase, protein MSAGDAVPTDVERTPGEHGVGGPAGEAHTAELRERTAEAVHRHVVVAVDGPAGSGKSSVSRASAVALGYDYQDTGAAYRAFALHALDSGVDLDDPDAVIGALPSFAYAIEIDPARASSVTVGGADVTDEIRTPRVTGAVSHVAKLPEVRRFMVDLFRRIIASTDRPGIVTEGRDITTVVAPDAQVRILLTASEEARMARRSAEVTGQSAEETARQLSTRDRLDSKVVDFMTAAEGVSTVDSTHLDFDQTVQAVVELVRASTPTR, encoded by the coding sequence ATGAGCGCCGGAGACGCAGTTCCGACCGACGTCGAGCGCACCCCCGGCGAGCACGGCGTGGGCGGCCCCGCCGGCGAGGCGCACACCGCCGAGCTGCGCGAGCGGACCGCGGAGGCGGTGCACCGGCACGTCGTCGTGGCCGTCGACGGGCCGGCCGGCAGCGGCAAGTCCAGCGTGAGCCGCGCCTCCGCCGTGGCCCTCGGCTACGACTACCAGGACACGGGCGCGGCCTACCGCGCCTTCGCCCTGCACGCGCTCGACAGCGGCGTCGACCTCGACGACCCGGACGCGGTCATCGGGGCGCTGCCCTCGTTCGCGTACGCGATCGAGATCGACCCGGCCCGCGCCTCCTCGGTGACCGTCGGAGGTGCGGACGTCACGGACGAGATCCGCACGCCCCGCGTGACCGGCGCGGTCAGCCACGTGGCGAAGCTGCCGGAGGTGCGGCGCTTCATGGTCGACCTGTTCCGTCGCATAATCGCGTCGACCGACCGCCCCGGCATCGTGACCGAGGGTCGGGACATCACGACCGTCGTGGCGCCGGACGCCCAGGTGCGCATCCTGTTGACGGCGAGCGAAGAGGCTAGGATGGCCAGGCGTTCCGCCGAGGTCACCGGGCAGTCCGCCGAGGAGACCGCTCGGCAGCTGTCGACCCGCGACCGGCTGGACAGCAAGGTCGTCGACTTCATGACCGCCGCCGAGGGCGTGTCGACCGTCGACTCCACCCATCTCGACTTCGACCAGACGGTGCAGGCCGTGGTCGAGCTCGTGCGAGCGAGCACCCCCACACGCTAG
- a CDS encoding helix-turn-helix domain-containing protein: MAARTPLDPRCGIARSLDVLGERWALLVVREALLGHTRFSQFRARLGLSPDVLTARLESLVAAGVLQPSTYREDGARERVEYLLTDAGRDLAPVLAALATWGDEHDPHPDGAAREFTAADSGEPVRVAFVTAAGHVVDPAAVEMLPRVGS; the protein is encoded by the coding sequence ATGGCAGCTCGTACTCCCCTCGACCCGCGCTGCGGCATCGCCCGCAGCCTCGACGTGCTCGGCGAGCGCTGGGCGCTGCTCGTCGTGCGGGAGGCGCTGCTCGGCCACACGCGCTTCTCGCAGTTCCGTGCGCGGCTCGGCCTGTCGCCCGACGTGCTGACCGCACGCCTCGAGTCGCTCGTCGCGGCCGGCGTGCTGCAGCCCTCGACCTACCGCGAGGACGGAGCCCGCGAACGCGTCGAGTACCTCCTCACCGACGCCGGCCGCGACCTCGCCCCCGTGCTCGCCGCGCTGGCCACCTGGGGCGACGAGCACGACCCCCACCCCGACGGAGCCGCCCGCGAGTTCACCGCCGCCGACTCCGGCGAGCCCGTCCGCGTCGCGTTCGTCACCGCCGCCGGGCACGTCGTCGACCCGGCCGCCGTCGAGATGCTGCCGCGCGTCGGCAGCTGA
- a CDS encoding segregation/condensation protein A: MVPQPEAPVVVADPSGSPDPVVDASTRGFEVVLDNFSGPFDLLLTLIGKREMDVTEVALSAVTDEFIAYLRTVDTDEDLDQASQFIVVAATLLDLKVAGLLPQGELVDAEDVALLEARDLLFARLLQYRAFKQAAEWFAERGATESRRHARAVRLEEKYRVTTPELVWTLTPDDFAALAAFALTPQAVPTVGLDHLHAPLVSIREQAAWVVAMLRRAGVATFRELVADVDQKGVVVARFLALLELYRHGSLAFEQVEPLGELSVRWVAEHWTDEALDSLGADYDG, encoded by the coding sequence GTGGTGCCGCAGCCTGAGGCCCCCGTCGTCGTCGCCGACCCGAGCGGCAGCCCCGATCCCGTCGTCGACGCGTCGACGCGGGGGTTCGAGGTCGTGCTCGACAACTTCAGCGGGCCGTTCGACCTGCTGCTGACCCTCATCGGGAAGCGCGAGATGGACGTCACCGAGGTGGCGCTCAGCGCCGTCACCGACGAGTTCATCGCCTACCTGCGCACCGTCGACACCGACGAGGACCTCGACCAGGCCAGCCAGTTCATCGTCGTCGCCGCGACCCTGCTCGACCTCAAGGTCGCCGGCCTGCTGCCCCAGGGCGAGCTCGTCGACGCAGAAGACGTCGCGCTGCTCGAGGCCCGCGACCTGCTCTTCGCGCGGCTGCTGCAGTACCGCGCCTTCAAGCAGGCGGCGGAGTGGTTCGCCGAGCGAGGCGCGACGGAGTCCCGCCGCCACGCCCGCGCCGTGCGCCTGGAGGAGAAGTACCGGGTCACGACGCCCGAGCTGGTCTGGACGCTCACGCCCGACGACTTCGCGGCGCTCGCCGCCTTCGCCCTCACCCCGCAGGCCGTGCCCACCGTCGGCCTCGACCACCTGCACGCCCCGCTCGTGAGCATCCGCGAGCAGGCCGCCTGGGTCGTCGCGATGCTGCGCCGCGCCGGGGTCGCCACGTTCCGCGAGCTCGTGGCCGACGTCGACCAGAAGGGCGTCGTCGTCGCGCGGTTCCTCGCCTTGCTCGAGCTCTACCGGCACGGGTCGCTGGCGTTCGAGCAGGTGGAGCCGCTCGGCGAGCTCAGCGTGCGCTGGGTGGCCGAGCACTGGACCGACGAGGCGCTGGACTCGCTGGGGGCCGACTATGACGGCTGA
- a CDS encoding ParA family protein, whose translation MSTKSTSSTPALFESAPATVPANGPTGRPRTEFAVPERLDGHGPARIITLCNQKGGVGKTTTTINLGAAFAEYGRRVLAIDFDPQGALTAGLGVQAHDQPTIYDLMIGSVKDAHDVIVPTRVHDLDVMPANIDLSAAEVHLVNEVAREQILARIIRQVSAEYDVILIDCQPSLGLLTVNALTAAHGVLIPLECEFFALRGVALLVETIEKVRDRLNPAITLDGILPTMFDSRTLHSREVLERVVDAFGDEVLETVIGRTVKFPDASVAGIPITQFAPEHPAAQAYRQLARELIARGAAA comes from the coding sequence GTGAGCACCAAGTCGACCTCGAGCACGCCCGCCCTCTTCGAGAGCGCTCCGGCGACCGTTCCCGCGAACGGTCCGACCGGTCGCCCGCGCACCGAGTTCGCCGTCCCCGAGAGGCTCGACGGCCACGGCCCCGCGCGCATCATCACCCTCTGCAACCAGAAGGGCGGCGTCGGCAAGACCACGACCACGATCAACCTCGGCGCCGCGTTCGCCGAGTACGGCCGTCGCGTGCTCGCCATCGACTTCGACCCCCAGGGCGCCCTCACCGCGGGTCTCGGCGTGCAGGCGCACGACCAGCCGACGATCTACGACCTCATGATCGGGTCCGTGAAGGACGCGCACGACGTGATCGTGCCGACCCGCGTGCACGACCTCGACGTCATGCCGGCGAACATCGACCTGTCCGCCGCCGAGGTGCACCTCGTCAACGAGGTCGCCCGCGAGCAGATCCTCGCCCGCATCATCCGGCAGGTCAGCGCCGAGTACGACGTCATCCTGATCGACTGCCAGCCCTCGCTGGGCCTCCTCACCGTCAACGCCCTCACTGCGGCGCACGGCGTGCTCATCCCGCTCGAGTGCGAGTTCTTCGCCCTGCGCGGCGTCGCCCTGCTCGTCGAGACGATCGAGAAGGTGCGCGACCGGCTGAACCCGGCCATCACGCTCGACGGCATCCTGCCGACGATGTTCGACTCGCGCACCCTGCACAGCCGCGAGGTGCTCGAGCGCGTCGTCGACGCGTTCGGCGACGAGGTGCTCGAGACCGTCATCGGCCGCACCGTGAAGTTCCCCGACGCGTCGGTCGCCGGCATCCCCATCACGCAGTTCGCCCCCGAGCACCCGGCGGCGCAGGCCTATCGCCAGCTGGCCCGAGAGCTGATCGCGCGTGGTGCCGCAGCCTGA
- a CDS encoding prephenate dehydrogenase, whose amino-acid sequence MTVDDLVGGTRRLDGQVRIVGSGLLGTSIGLRLREHGVDVILDDASPAARSLAVDYGAGRVAAEGDAPVLVVVAVPPDVTAEIVHRELDAYPEALVTDVASVKVAPLDELRARGADVSRYIGSHPMAGRERGGAISARADLFAGRPWVIAGHDDISYRRAAAVEDLALDLGATPIEMTPEEHDAGVALVSHVPQVVSSLMATRLRDATDASLGLAGGGVRDVTRIAASDPALWVQILGANASRVVEVLRELRDDLDGVIAALADPAAPGARRTVAEAIGAGNTGVARLPGKHGQSTRFSSVVVIVDDAPGQIARLLADIGDIGVNLEDLRLEHSPGAQVGLAEVSIVPEQEERLVAELERRGWTVSGAFA is encoded by the coding sequence GTGACCGTCGACGACCTCGTCGGCGGCACCCGCCGTCTCGACGGCCAGGTGCGCATCGTGGGCTCGGGCCTGCTCGGCACGAGCATCGGGCTGCGGCTGCGCGAGCACGGCGTCGACGTGATCCTCGACGACGCCTCGCCCGCGGCCCGAAGCCTCGCCGTCGACTACGGTGCGGGCCGGGTGGCCGCCGAGGGCGACGCCCCCGTGCTCGTCGTGGTCGCCGTGCCGCCCGACGTGACCGCCGAGATCGTGCACCGCGAGCTCGACGCCTACCCGGAGGCGCTCGTCACCGACGTCGCCTCGGTCAAGGTCGCGCCCCTCGACGAGCTGCGCGCCCGCGGCGCCGACGTCTCGCGCTACATCGGCTCGCACCCCATGGCGGGTCGTGAGCGCGGCGGCGCCATCTCGGCCCGCGCCGACCTGTTCGCCGGACGTCCGTGGGTCATCGCCGGCCACGACGACATCAGCTACCGCCGCGCCGCGGCCGTCGAGGACCTCGCCCTCGACCTCGGTGCCACCCCGATCGAGATGACGCCCGAGGAGCACGACGCGGGCGTCGCCCTCGTCAGCCACGTGCCCCAGGTGGTGTCGAGCCTGATGGCGACTCGTCTGCGCGACGCGACCGACGCCTCCCTGGGGCTCGCAGGCGGGGGAGTGCGTGACGTCACTCGCATCGCCGCCAGCGACCCGGCGCTGTGGGTGCAGATCCTCGGCGCCAACGCGTCGCGTGTCGTCGAGGTGCTGCGCGAGCTGCGCGACGACCTCGACGGCGTTATCGCGGCGCTCGCCGACCCCGCGGCCCCGGGCGCTCGCCGCACGGTCGCCGAGGCCATCGGCGCCGGCAACACCGGCGTCGCACGCCTGCCCGGCAAGCACGGGCAGTCGACACGGTTCAGCTCGGTCGTCGTCATCGTCGACGACGCCCCGGGCCAGATCGCCCGCCTGCTCGCCGACATCGGCGACATCGGCGTCAACCTGGAAGACCTGCGGCTGGAGCACTCGCCCGGCGCGCAGGTGGGACTCGCGGAGGTCAGCATCGTGCCTGAACAAGAAGAACGACTCGTCGCCGAGCTCGAGCGGCGCGGCTGGACCGTGTCCGGGGCGTTCGCATGA